The DNA segment GCAAAGGTGGGCATCGTCCGGCCTGCGCCTTCAGGAGGAAGACATGGGCAAGATCATCGGCATTGACTTGGGCACCACCAACAGCTGCGTGGCCGTCATGGAGGGCGGGCAGCCCAAGGTCATTCCCAATCCGGAGGGAGCCAACACCACGCCTTCCGTGGTGGGCTTCAACCCCAAGACCGGCGAGCGGCTGGTGGGCACGTCCGCCAAGCGGCAGGCCGTGGCCCAGCCCAAGAGCACCATCTATTCCATCAAGCGGTTCATGGGCCTCCCCTTCGCGGATTCCGAGAAGGAGCAGCGCCTCGTCCCCTATCCCGTCGAGCGGTCCGACAAGGGCGGCTGCGTGGTGGACGTGGCCGGGAAGAAGCTGAGCCCCGAGGAGATCAGCGCCGCCGTTCTGGTGAAGATGAAGGAGGCCGCCGAGGCCTACCTGGGCGAGAAGGTCACCGAAGCCGTCATCACCGTTCCCGCCTACTTCAACGATGCCCAGCGGCAGTCCACCAAAGATGCCGGCGCCATCGCGGGCCTGGACGTGAAGCGCATCGTCAACGAGCCCACGGCCGCGGCCCTGGCCTACGGCCTGGACAAGAAGAAGGACGGGACCATCGCCGTGTTCGACTTCGGCGGCGGCACCTTCGACATCTCCATCCTCGAAGTCTCCGAGGGCGTGGTGGAGGTGAAGTCCACGAACGGCGACACCCACCTGGGCGGCGACAACGTCGACCAGGCGATCATCGACTGGCTGGCGGACGAGTTCCAGAAGGCCGAGGGCATCGACCTCCGCAAGCAGGCCGATGCCATGCAGCGCCTGAAGGAGGCCGCCGAGAAGGCCAAGATCGAGCTGTCCAGCACCACCCAGACCGACATCAGCCTGCCCTACATCACCGCGGACGCCAGCGGCCCCAAGCACGTCAACCAGACCCTCAGCCGCGCCAAGTTCGAGCTGATGATCGAGCCCGTCCTCCAGAAGCTGAAAGTGCCCTGCGAGAACGCCGTGAAGGACGCCAAGATCGCCCACCACGAGATCGACGAAGTCGTGATGGTCGGCGGCTCCACCCGCATCCCCAAGGTGCTGGAGATGGTGAAGCAGATCTTCGGCAAGGAGCCCAACCACAGCGTGAACCCCGATGAGGTCGTGGCCGTGGGCGCCGCCGTCCAGGCGGGCGTCCTGGCGGGCGACGTGAAGGGCGTGCTGCTGCTCGACGTGACCCCGCTCAGCCTCGGCATCAACGCCAACGGCGGGCAGATGAGTGTCATCATCCCCCGCAACACCACCATCCCGACGAAGCGCAGCGAGATCTACACCACCGCCGTGGACAACCAGCCCGGCGTGGACATCGAGGTCTTCCAGGGCGAGCGGTCCGTGGTCGAGGGCAACAAGCTCCTGGGCCAGTTCCACCTCGGGAACATCGCCCCGGCGCCCCGTGGGATGCCCCAGATCGAAGTGACCTTCGACATCGACGCCAACGGCATCGTGCACGTCACCGCCAAGGACAAGGGCACCGGCAAGGACGCGAGCATCACCCTGACCGGCAGCACCGGCCTCTCCAAGGAGGAGATCGACGCCAAGGTGAAGGACGCCGAGGCCCACAAGGCCGAGGACGACGCCCGCAAGGCCGTCCTGGAGGAGAAGAACCACCTCGACCAGATGGTCTACCAGGTGGAGAAGCTCCTGAAGGAGAACGGCGAGAAGCTCCCCGAAGCCGACAAGAAGGACGCGGAGGAGGCCGTCACTGAGGCCAAGGCCGCCCTCGCCAGCCTGGACAAGGACCGCATCAAGCAGGCCCTGGAGTCCCTCACCGCCAAGAGCCACAAGCTGGCGGAGAGCCTCTACAAGCAGGAGCCCCCCCAGGACGGCGGCGCGCCCGGCGCACCGGCCGGCGGAAAGAAGGGCGACGACGACGTGATCGACGCCGAAGTCGTCAGCTAACGTCGTCCGGGGGTTCCGCGCTACGCGCCCACCCCCGGGGCCCCGCGCAGAGGCCCGGTTAAGCGGGCCTCTGCTTTTTTGTCTGTCGTCGAAATCTTAGTGCCTTAGACTAAAGCCATGTCCCATCCCGACTACTACAAGATCCTGGGCGTGCCCCGGTCGGCCTCGGAAGAGGACATCAAGAAGGCGTACCGCAAGCTGGCGCGGAAGCACCATCCCGACCTGAACCCCGGCGACGCCAAGGCGGAGGCGGAGTTCAAGAAGCTGGCGGAGGCCAACGACGTCCTGTCCGACGCCGAGAAGCGGAAGAACTACGATACCTACGGCGATCCCGCGGGTCCCGGCGCCCAGGTGCCGCCGGGGTTCCAGCAGGACGCGGGCTTCTCCTTCGAGGATGTCTTTGGGGGTTTCGCCGGCGGCGGGTTCGGTGGCCGCCCCACGCGCCGCGGTCCCGAGCGGGGCGAGGATCTGATCCACACCGTCCGCCTGGGATTCCGCGAGGCGTTCGAGGGCACCCGCCTCAGCCTGCGGGTGAACCGCTCGGAGCCCTGCCTGACCTGCCGGGGCACCGGCGAGTCGGGCAAGAAGCAGGAGACCTGCCGCACCTGCGGAGGGAAGGGCAAGCTGGGCGGCGGCTCGGGCTTCCTGTCCTTCGGCCGGACCTGCCCCGACTGCGGTGGCCGCGGCGTGCGGGTTCCCGCGTGTCCCGACTGCGGCGGCGCCGGCCGGCTCCCCCGCCAGGAGACCGTCGCCATCGCCATCCCGCCGGGCGTGGAAGACGGCGCCAAGCTGCGCGTGGGCGGCAAGGGCGAGGCCGGGCGCCGCGGCGGCGGGCCGGGCGACCTCTTCCTCCAGATCAGCATGGAACCGGATGCCCGCTTCGAGCGGAAGGGGGCGAACCTCTACGTGCGCCTCCCTGTCAGCTTCTCGGAAGCGGCGCTGGGGGCGAAGGTGGACGTGCCCACGCCCGAGGGCCAGGCCACCATCAAGGTGCCGCCGGGCACCCAGACCGGGGCCAAACTGCGGCTGAAGGGCCAGGGCATGCCCATCCCCAAGGGGAGCCAGCGGGGCGACCTCATCGCCGAAGTCGCGGTGGTGACGCCCGCGATCCAGGACGAGCGCAGCAAGGAGCTGCTCCGGGAGCTGGCGGACCTGAACGACGAAGACGTGCGCAAGCAGCGGAGTGCGAGTCATGGCTAAAGATCCGAGGATGGGCGCATACATGATCGGCGTGGTGTCGATGCGGTACGGCGTGCACCCGCAGACCCTGCGGCTCTACGAGCGCGAAGGCCTGCTGGCGCCCAGCCGCACCGAAGGCAAGACCCGCCTCTACAGCGACGAGGACCTGGAGCGCCTGGAGTTCATCCTCAACCTGACCCGGGATCTGGGCGTCAACCTCGCGGGCGTGGAAGTGGTGCTGGGCCTGCGGGACCGCCTGGAGCGGATGCAGGAGGACCTGGAGCGCCTCGTGGGCGCCATGGAGGCCGCGGGCCTCAAGGACGTGTCCCGGCCCCCGGCGTCCGCCACGGGCCTCGTGAAGCTGCCTCCGCGCGGCGTCCGCAAGCGCTGAGACCGCCCGGAGTTGCCCTGGGGTCGGGGATCGCTTGCTATGCTGGTCGCTTCTCCCGGGAGTTCTGTGCCCCTCCGGCATCTCGAAGAGCGATCGCTCGACAAGTACTTCGACTCCATCCGTCATCTGCCGCTTCT comes from the Geothrix sp. 21YS21S-4 genome and includes:
- the dnaK gene encoding molecular chaperone DnaK, whose amino-acid sequence is MGKIIGIDLGTTNSCVAVMEGGQPKVIPNPEGANTTPSVVGFNPKTGERLVGTSAKRQAVAQPKSTIYSIKRFMGLPFADSEKEQRLVPYPVERSDKGGCVVDVAGKKLSPEEISAAVLVKMKEAAEAYLGEKVTEAVITVPAYFNDAQRQSTKDAGAIAGLDVKRIVNEPTAAALAYGLDKKKDGTIAVFDFGGGTFDISILEVSEGVVEVKSTNGDTHLGGDNVDQAIIDWLADEFQKAEGIDLRKQADAMQRLKEAAEKAKIELSSTTQTDISLPYITADASGPKHVNQTLSRAKFELMIEPVLQKLKVPCENAVKDAKIAHHEIDEVVMVGGSTRIPKVLEMVKQIFGKEPNHSVNPDEVVAVGAAVQAGVLAGDVKGVLLLDVTPLSLGINANGGQMSVIIPRNTTIPTKRSEIYTTAVDNQPGVDIEVFQGERSVVEGNKLLGQFHLGNIAPAPRGMPQIEVTFDIDANGIVHVTAKDKGTGKDASITLTGSTGLSKEEIDAKVKDAEAHKAEDDARKAVLEEKNHLDQMVYQVEKLLKENGEKLPEADKKDAEEAVTEAKAALASLDKDRIKQALESLTAKSHKLAESLYKQEPPQDGGAPGAPAGGKKGDDDVIDAEVVS
- a CDS encoding J domain-containing protein, which translates into the protein MSHPDYYKILGVPRSASEEDIKKAYRKLARKHHPDLNPGDAKAEAEFKKLAEANDVLSDAEKRKNYDTYGDPAGPGAQVPPGFQQDAGFSFEDVFGGFAGGGFGGRPTRRGPERGEDLIHTVRLGFREAFEGTRLSLRVNRSEPCLTCRGTGESGKKQETCRTCGGKGKLGGGSGFLSFGRTCPDCGGRGVRVPACPDCGGAGRLPRQETVAIAIPPGVEDGAKLRVGGKGEAGRRGGGPGDLFLQISMEPDARFERKGANLYVRLPVSFSEAALGAKVDVPTPEGQATIKVPPGTQTGAKLRLKGQGMPIPKGSQRGDLIAEVAVVTPAIQDERSKELLRELADLNDEDVRKQRSASHG
- a CDS encoding helix-turn-helix transcriptional regulator; the protein is MAKDPRMGAYMIGVVSMRYGVHPQTLRLYEREGLLAPSRTEGKTRLYSDEDLERLEFILNLTRDLGVNLAGVEVVLGLRDRLERMQEDLERLVGAMEAAGLKDVSRPPASATGLVKLPPRGVRKR